The Streptomyces sp. NBC_01268 genome window below encodes:
- a CDS encoding tetratricopeptide repeat protein produces the protein MAGSRTSNVELAAVIAEAGVTYYALAREVRSIAAEAGERLGTGPSAIAYWIAGGTPSGQTRSYIAEALSRRIKRKVTVSEIGLGCAGIREAMGADPLATATDLGRSVMLRRREFLNTAFATAAVVLPLTYDHEAVAATLRAASTGGGVGAEEVATVRQLTEVFRSADDRLGGGHGLTTVTAYLTDTVVPMLEARFPSDAVREDAFGAAAQLACLIGWKHHDLGREGVAQQYYLLGYQLACESDPHGHGAWMMRALTHQALDLGHSGSCVELAEEALRRASGRVDRQTEALLLVTCARAYGSSREGGKAAHALLAAEDALSDTGSLVASYAAGSGPVAATVASHTGKTLTAMRDYAAAERHYRTALVGRTPGTYQRGHGLTMVNLGNSVAAQHRHEEAVALWNRAIDFMDGVVSDRNRQQIKAIRAAAAGLRRRGVSGAAGLDQRATGLLRGQS, from the coding sequence TTGGCGGGGAGCCGGACATCGAACGTCGAGCTCGCGGCCGTCATCGCGGAAGCCGGAGTCACGTACTACGCGCTGGCGCGCGAAGTACGCAGCATCGCGGCAGAGGCCGGGGAAAGGCTCGGCACCGGGCCTTCCGCCATCGCCTACTGGATCGCCGGTGGCACACCGAGCGGTCAGACCCGCTCGTATATCGCCGAGGCTCTGTCGAGACGGATCAAGAGGAAGGTGACGGTCTCCGAGATCGGTCTAGGCTGCGCAGGCATCAGGGAGGCCATGGGCGCCGATCCGCTCGCCACCGCCACCGACCTTGGGAGATCCGTGATGCTCCGCCGCCGGGAATTCCTCAACACCGCCTTCGCCACGGCCGCTGTCGTTCTCCCGCTCACCTACGACCACGAGGCCGTCGCCGCCACTCTGAGGGCAGCGAGCACCGGGGGCGGTGTCGGCGCCGAGGAAGTCGCCACCGTCCGTCAGCTCACCGAGGTGTTCCGGAGCGCGGACGACAGGCTCGGCGGCGGCCACGGCCTGACCACGGTCACCGCGTATCTGACCGACACCGTGGTCCCCATGCTGGAAGCACGATTCCCGTCGGATGCGGTGCGCGAAGACGCCTTCGGGGCCGCTGCCCAGCTGGCCTGCCTGATCGGGTGGAAACATCACGATCTCGGTCGCGAGGGCGTCGCCCAGCAGTACTACCTGCTCGGCTACCAACTGGCGTGCGAGTCCGACCCGCACGGCCACGGCGCCTGGATGATGCGGGCGTTGACCCATCAGGCGCTGGATCTGGGCCATTCGGGCTCCTGCGTCGAGCTGGCGGAGGAGGCGCTACGGCGCGCTTCGGGGCGTGTCGACCGGCAGACCGAAGCCCTCCTGCTGGTCACCTGTGCCAGGGCGTACGGGAGCAGCCGGGAAGGCGGCAAGGCCGCCCATGCACTGCTGGCAGCGGAGGACGCACTGTCGGACACAGGGAGCCTCGTGGCTTCGTACGCAGCCGGTTCCGGGCCTGTCGCGGCCACGGTCGCCTCGCACACCGGCAAAACGCTGACCGCGATGAGGGACTACGCGGCAGCCGAACGGCACTACCGAACAGCGCTGGTGGGCCGCACCCCCGGTACGTACCAGCGTGGGCACGGCCTGACCATGGTGAACCTCGGGAACTCGGTGGCGGCCCAGCACCGGCATGAGGAGGCCGTCGCCCTGTGGAACCGGGCGATCGACTTCATGGACGGCGTGGTTTCCGATCGGAACCGACAGCAGATCAAAGCGATCCGGGCGGCGGCCGCCGGCTTGCGGAGGCGCGGAGTGTCCGGGGCCGCGGGCCTGGACCAGCGGGCCACCGGGCTCCTGCGAGGCCAGTCGTGA
- a CDS encoding decaprenylphospho-beta-D-erythro-pentofuranosid-2-ulose 2-reductase: MKDAFGAPQSLLVLGGTSEIGLATARRLIARRTRVVWLAGRPSPALAAAADSLRALGAVVHTVPFDALDTESHEERLGKLFTEGDIDMVLLAFGVLGDQARDESDPMAAVRVAQTNYTGAVSAGLVCAQALQAQGHGSLVVLSSVAGERARRANFIYGSSKAGLDAFAQGLGDAMHGTGVQVMVVRPGFVRSKMTEGLPQAPLATTPEAVATAIELGLRRRSETVWVPGSLRVVMSALRHVPRGVFRRLPV, from the coding sequence ATGAAGGACGCCTTCGGCGCCCCGCAGTCCCTGCTCGTCCTCGGCGGCACCTCCGAGATCGGCCTGGCCACCGCGCGCCGGCTGATCGCCCGCCGCACCCGCGTCGTCTGGCTCGCCGGACGCCCCTCCCCCGCCCTCGCCGCCGCCGCGGACTCACTGCGCGCGCTCGGCGCCGTGGTGCACACGGTGCCCTTCGACGCGCTGGACACCGAGTCGCACGAGGAGCGGCTCGGCAAGCTGTTCACCGAAGGCGACATCGACATGGTCCTGCTCGCCTTCGGCGTCCTCGGCGACCAGGCGCGCGACGAGTCCGACCCGATGGCCGCCGTACGGGTCGCCCAGACCAACTACACCGGCGCCGTCTCGGCCGGCCTCGTCTGCGCGCAGGCGCTCCAGGCGCAGGGGCACGGTTCGCTGGTGGTGCTCTCGTCGGTGGCCGGGGAGCGGGCCCGGCGGGCCAACTTCATCTACGGCTCGTCCAAGGCCGGACTCGACGCCTTCGCGCAGGGGCTCGGGGACGCGATGCACGGCACCGGGGTGCAGGTGATGGTCGTGCGCCCGGGCTTCGTCCGCTCCAAGATGACCGAGGGCCTGCCCCAGGCCCCTCTCGCGACCACGCCCGAGGCCGTCGCGACGGCGATCGAGCTGGGGCTGCGGCGCCGCTCGGAGACGGTGTGGGTGCCGGGCAGCCTGCGGGTGGTGATGTCGGCGCTGCGGCACGTGCCGCGGGGGGTGTTCCGGCGGCTGCCGGTGTGA
- the amcA gene encoding multiple cyclophane-containing RiPP AmcA — protein MPPNTATELVMNSAEGFRSLLEAAGSQALAAFDNRPTWDNPTPAFDNRPTWDDWSKKS, from the coding sequence ATGCCGCCGAACACCGCCACTGAACTCGTGATGAACTCGGCCGAGGGATTCCGGTCCCTCCTGGAGGCCGCGGGCAGTCAGGCCCTCGCCGCCTTCGACAACCGCCCCACCTGGGACAACCCGACACCCGCGTTCGACAACCGTCCGACATGGGACGACTGGAGCAAGAAGTCCTGA
- the amcB gene encoding cyclophane-forming radical SAM peptide maturase AmcB — protein MPSRTRLAPVPRAVVMQPTTLCLPMDCTYCYLPFRRTKHLMPRSVAEAVAEAVNGWAARDPAFEVVWHGGEPLSAGREHLSALMAPFDGVNHSLQTNAALIDDAWCAFLRGHDVHVGVSIDGPEDMNTRRVTRAGHPGFRLIMRGIERLRRYGIPFSAIAVVSDPDPAHAARFYEFFVELGVTTLGVNVEEEEGVNRGGAKADPVRTAEFWRALADAWSAAPVVRLREMSRVMNFARAVLGGRAPAATPVSAPWDPLPTVAYDGGVVMLSPELAGFTDVRFGDFTTGNVLHDGFDLLVAEAEERTPWITEFWRGVDACRATCPYFAFCGGAHPANRYFEHGGRMDGTRTRYCSTAKIALIEGVTRHAAEHRH, from the coding sequence ATGCCCAGCCGGACACGGCTCGCACCGGTACCCCGGGCGGTGGTGATGCAGCCGACCACGCTGTGCCTTCCGATGGACTGCACCTACTGCTACCTGCCGTTTCGCCGGACCAAGCACCTCATGCCCCGGTCCGTTGCGGAGGCCGTGGCCGAGGCGGTCAACGGCTGGGCGGCCCGAGACCCCGCCTTCGAGGTCGTGTGGCACGGCGGCGAACCCCTCTCCGCCGGCCGGGAACACCTTTCCGCACTCATGGCGCCGTTCGACGGCGTGAACCACTCGCTCCAGACGAATGCCGCCCTGATCGACGACGCCTGGTGCGCGTTCCTGCGCGGGCATGACGTGCACGTCGGAGTCAGCATCGACGGCCCCGAGGACATGAACACCCGCCGTGTCACACGTGCCGGCCACCCCGGCTTCCGCCTCATCATGCGGGGAATCGAGCGATTACGGCGGTACGGCATCCCCTTCTCCGCCATCGCTGTCGTCTCGGACCCCGATCCCGCGCACGCGGCCCGGTTCTACGAGTTCTTCGTGGAGCTGGGAGTGACCACTCTCGGGGTCAACGTCGAGGAGGAAGAGGGCGTCAACCGGGGAGGCGCGAAAGCCGATCCCGTACGGACGGCGGAGTTCTGGCGGGCGCTCGCCGACGCCTGGAGTGCAGCTCCCGTCGTGCGGCTGCGGGAGATGTCGAGGGTGATGAACTTCGCCCGGGCCGTGCTCGGCGGCCGGGCCCCCGCCGCGACTCCTGTCTCCGCGCCATGGGACCCGCTGCCCACTGTCGCCTATGACGGAGGCGTGGTCATGCTCTCCCCGGAGCTGGCCGGATTCACCGACGTCCGGTTCGGAGACTTCACCACCGGCAACGTGCTCCACGACGGCTTTGACCTGCTCGTGGCCGAGGCTGAGGAGCGCACCCCCTGGATCACCGAGTTCTGGCGAGGCGTGGACGCCTGCCGTGCCACCTGCCCGTACTTCGCCTTCTGCGGCGGAGCCCACCCGGCCAACCGCTACTTCGAGCACGGCGGCCGGATGGACGGGACCAGGACCCGGTATTGCAGCACAGCAAAAATCGCCCTCATCGAAGGAGTCACCCGTCATGCCGCCGAACACCGCCACTGA
- a CDS encoding FAD-binding oxidoreductase, with protein MAAETDIPTDIPTDVPTDVDTLTGWGRTAPTLARVIRPRTYEEAAAAVRACGARGSIARGLGRAYGDAAQNAGGSVLDMTGLARIRAIDAEAGLAVCDAGVSLHHLMEVLLPLGWFVPVTPGTRYVTVGGAVGADIHGKNHHVSGSFTRHVVSLDLLTADGLVHTVTPGRPLFDATAGGMGLTGVILSVTLRLLPVATSLMAVDTERATDLDDLMDRLNATDHLHRYSVAWIDLLARGAATGRAVLTRGDHAPYDALPLRARRSPLAFRPGQLPGAPAYVPEGLLGRHTVGLFNELWYRKAPRRSTGRLQRLTSFFHPLDGVPHWNRVYGRGGFVQYQFVVGYGQEETLRRVVQRIASRRCPSFLAVLKRFGEADPGWLSFPLPGWTLALDIPASLSGLGAFLDELDEEVVTAGGRVYLAKDSRLRPELLAAMYPKLADFRELRGRLDPTGVFVSDLSRRLGL; from the coding sequence ATGGCTGCCGAGACGGACATCCCCACCGACATCCCGACCGATGTCCCCACCGATGTCGACACCCTCACCGGGTGGGGCCGCACCGCCCCCACCCTCGCGCGCGTGATCCGCCCCCGCACGTACGAGGAGGCCGCCGCCGCCGTCCGCGCCTGCGGCGCCCGGGGGTCGATCGCCCGCGGACTCGGCCGGGCCTACGGCGACGCCGCCCAGAACGCCGGCGGCTCCGTCCTCGACATGACCGGCCTCGCCCGGATCCGCGCGATCGACGCCGAGGCCGGGCTCGCCGTCTGCGACGCGGGCGTCAGCCTGCACCACCTCATGGAGGTGCTGCTGCCGCTCGGCTGGTTCGTGCCCGTCACCCCCGGCACCCGCTACGTCACCGTCGGCGGGGCGGTCGGCGCCGACATCCACGGCAAGAACCACCACGTCTCCGGCTCCTTCACCCGCCACGTCGTCTCCCTGGACCTGCTGACCGCCGACGGCCTCGTGCACACCGTCACGCCCGGCCGGCCGCTCTTCGACGCGACCGCCGGCGGCATGGGCCTGACGGGGGTGATCCTCTCCGTCACGCTCCGGCTGCTGCCCGTCGCGACCTCGCTGATGGCCGTCGACACCGAACGCGCCACCGACCTCGACGACCTGATGGACCGGCTGAACGCCACCGACCACCTCCACCGCTACTCCGTCGCCTGGATCGACCTGCTCGCCCGCGGCGCCGCGACGGGCCGCGCCGTCCTCACCCGCGGCGACCACGCCCCCTACGACGCCCTGCCCCTCCGCGCCCGCCGCAGCCCCCTCGCCTTCCGGCCCGGACAGCTGCCCGGCGCCCCCGCGTACGTCCCCGAGGGGCTGCTCGGCCGGCACACGGTCGGCCTCTTCAACGAGCTCTGGTACCGCAAGGCGCCCCGCCGCTCCACCGGCCGCCTCCAGCGGCTGACCTCCTTCTTCCACCCCCTCGACGGGGTCCCGCACTGGAACCGGGTCTACGGGCGGGGCGGCTTCGTGCAGTACCAGTTCGTCGTCGGGTACGGGCAGGAGGAGACCCTGCGCCGGGTCGTCCAGCGGATCGCCAGCCGCCGCTGCCCGTCCTTCCTCGCCGTCCTGAAGCGCTTCGGCGAGGCCGACCCCGGCTGGCTCTCCTTCCCCCTGCCCGGCTGGACCCTCGCCCTCGACATCCCGGCCTCGCTCAGCGGCCTCGGCGCCTTCCTCGACGAACTCGACGAGGAGGTCGTCACCGCGGGCGGCCGGGTCTACCTCGCCAAGGACTCACGGCTGCGGCCCGAGCTGCTCGCCGCGATGTACCCGAAGCTCGCCGACTTCCGCGAGCTGCGGGGCCGGCTCGACCCCACGGGGGTGTTCGTGTCGGACCTGTCCCGCCGCCTGGGGCTGTGA
- a CDS encoding phosphatase PAP2 family protein codes for MRYGDWAETDHRVLAAVHAQGRRPAVAAAARALSLGGEHGALWIAAGLAGAALDRPHRTGWLRGTALIAAAHLASMGVKRVVRRPRPRPEEYPPLVLTAGRHSFPSSHAASAAAAAVAFAALSPATRPVAVPAATAMCLSRLVAGVHYPTDIVAGALLGAATATAGLPWLASPQGGPRA; via the coding sequence ATGCGATACGGGGACTGGGCCGAGACCGACCACCGGGTCCTGGCCGCCGTGCACGCCCAGGGGCGCCGGCCCGCCGTGGCCGCGGCCGCCCGCGCGCTCTCCCTCGGCGGCGAACACGGCGCGCTGTGGATCGCCGCCGGACTCGCCGGCGCCGCCCTGGACCGGCCGCACCGCACCGGCTGGCTGCGCGGCACGGCCCTGATCGCGGCGGCGCACCTCGCCAGCATGGGCGTCAAACGGGTCGTACGGCGCCCCAGGCCGCGCCCCGAGGAGTACCCGCCGCTCGTCCTCACCGCCGGCCGCCACTCCTTCCCCAGCTCCCACGCCGCCTCCGCCGCCGCGGCCGCCGTCGCCTTCGCCGCCCTCAGCCCGGCCACCCGCCCCGTCGCCGTGCCGGCCGCCACCGCGATGTGCCTCTCCCGCCTCGTGGCCGGCGTCCACTATCCGACCGACATCGTCGCCGGAGCCCTCCTCGGCGCCGCCACGGCGACGGCGGGCCTGCCCTGGCTGGCGAGCCCTCAGGGAGGCCCCCGTGCCTGA
- a CDS encoding 2'-5' RNA ligase family protein: MGTVTLGVSIAVPEPHGSRLQERRAGFGDPAAHGIPTHVTLLPPTEVTEDRLPEIAAHLAGIAAGSEPFAMRLEGTGTFRPLSPVVFVKLVEGTPACDRLQELVRDETGPVPRELQFPYHPHVTVAHGISEEAMDRAFTELAGYEAEWVCRSFSLYEQGADGVWRKLCDYEFGSGRTVSAVPSQGGSPVEAPAATPAV, translated from the coding sequence GTGGGGACCGTAACGCTCGGCGTTTCGATCGCGGTCCCGGAGCCTCACGGCAGCCGCCTTCAGGAGCGGCGCGCGGGCTTCGGGGATCCCGCCGCGCACGGCATCCCCACCCACGTCACCCTCCTCCCGCCGACCGAGGTGACCGAGGACCGGCTGCCGGAGATCGCGGCGCACCTCGCCGGGATCGCGGCCGGCAGCGAGCCCTTCGCGATGCGGCTGGAGGGCACCGGAACGTTCCGCCCGCTCTCCCCGGTCGTCTTCGTCAAGCTGGTCGAGGGCACCCCGGCCTGCGACCGCCTCCAGGAGCTGGTCCGCGACGAGACCGGCCCGGTCCCGCGCGAGCTCCAGTTCCCCTACCACCCGCACGTCACCGTCGCCCACGGCATCTCCGAGGAGGCGATGGACCGGGCGTTCACGGAGCTCGCCGGCTACGAGGCGGAGTGGGTCTGCCGCTCCTTCTCGCTGTACGAGCAGGGCGCGGACGGCGTGTGGCGCAAGCTGTGCGACTACGAGTTCGGCAGCGGCCGCACCGTGTCGGCGGTCCCGTCCCAGGGCGGCAGCCCGGTCGAGGCGCCGGCGGCGACCCCGGCGGTCTGA
- the glyA gene encoding serine hydroxymethyltransferase, with amino-acid sequence MTPTAQPAAHHPALTAADPDLAALVGAEERLQAETLRLIPSENYVSAAVLEASGTVLQNKYSEGYPGRRYYEGQQNIDRVETLAVDRAKALFGVEHANVQLYSGSPANLAVYLAFARPGDTVMGMALPMGGHLTHGWGVSATGTWFRGVQYGVRHEDGLIDFDQVRELALKERPKVIFCGGTALPRTIDFAAFGEIAREAGAVLVADVAHIAGLIAGGAHPSPVPHVDVISTTTHKTLRGPRGAMLMSREEHARALDKAVFPGLQGGPHNQTTAAIAVALREAAQPSFRTYAHAVVANAKALAEALLARGFDLVSGGTDNHLILMDLTPKEVPGKTAAKALDRAGIVVNYNTVPYDTRKPFDPSGIRIGTPSLTSRGLDVTHMPLVAEWIERAVTAAGKGDENTLATVRAEVAELMGAFPAPGLPV; translated from the coding sequence ATGACACCCACCGCCCAGCCCGCCGCGCACCACCCCGCCCTCACGGCCGCCGACCCCGACCTGGCCGCCCTCGTCGGCGCGGAGGAGCGCCTCCAGGCGGAGACCCTCCGCCTCATCCCGAGCGAGAACTACGTCTCCGCCGCCGTCCTGGAAGCCTCCGGCACGGTGCTGCAGAACAAGTACAGCGAGGGCTATCCGGGCCGCCGCTACTACGAGGGCCAGCAGAACATCGACCGGGTCGAGACCCTGGCCGTCGACCGGGCCAAGGCCCTGTTCGGGGTGGAGCACGCCAACGTGCAGCTGTATTCCGGCTCCCCGGCCAACCTCGCCGTGTACCTGGCGTTCGCGCGGCCGGGGGACACGGTGATGGGCATGGCCCTGCCGATGGGCGGCCACCTGACGCACGGCTGGGGCGTCTCGGCGACGGGCACCTGGTTCCGGGGCGTCCAGTACGGCGTACGCCACGAGGACGGGCTGATCGACTTCGACCAGGTGCGCGAGCTCGCGCTCAAGGAGCGCCCGAAGGTGATCTTCTGCGGCGGCACCGCGCTGCCCCGCACGATCGACTTCGCGGCCTTCGGCGAGATCGCGAGGGAGGCCGGCGCGGTACTCGTCGCCGACGTCGCCCACATCGCCGGCCTGATCGCGGGCGGCGCGCACCCGTCCCCGGTGCCGCACGTCGACGTGATCTCCACGACCACGCACAAGACCCTGCGCGGCCCGCGCGGCGCCATGCTGATGTCCCGCGAGGAGCACGCGCGGGCCCTCGACAAGGCGGTCTTCCCCGGCCTCCAGGGCGGCCCGCACAACCAGACCACCGCCGCGATCGCGGTGGCCCTGCGGGAGGCGGCCCAGCCCTCGTTCCGCACCTACGCGCACGCCGTCGTCGCCAACGCCAAGGCACTCGCCGAGGCGCTGCTGGCCCGGGGCTTCGACCTGGTCTCCGGCGGCACCGACAACCACCTGATCCTGATGGACCTCACCCCGAAGGAGGTCCCCGGCAAGACCGCCGCGAAGGCCCTGGACCGGGCGGGCATCGTCGTCAACTACAACACCGTCCCGTACGACACCCGGAAGCCCTTCGACCCCTCCGGCATCCGCATCGGCACCCCGTCCCTCACCTCGCGCGGTCTGGACGTCACGCACATGCCGCTGGTCGCGGAGTGGATCGAGCGGGCCGTCACCGCCGCCGGCAAGGGCGACGAGAACACCCTCGCGACCGTACGGGCCGAGGTCGCGGAGTTGATGGGCGCGTTCCCGGCACCGGGCCTGCCGGTCTAG
- the trpS gene encoding tryptophan--tRNA ligase, with the protein MASDSPRVLSGIQPTAGSFHLGNYLGAVRQWVALQESHDAFYMVVDLHAITVPQDPAALRSNTRLAAAQLLAAGLDPERCTLFVQSHVPEHAQLAWLMNCLTGFGEASRMTQFKDKSAKQGTGNASVGLFTYPILQVADILLYQAHQVPVGEDQRQHIELTRDLAERFNGRFGETFTIPAPYILKETAKIYDLQDPSIKMSKSASTPKGLINLLDDPKTTAKKVKSAVTDTDTVIRFDPEHKAGVSNLLTIMSVLTDTSVADLEKSYEGKMYGALKTDLAEVMVDFVTPFRTRTQEYLDDPETLDSVLAKGAEKARAVAAETLAQAYDRMGFLPAKH; encoded by the coding sequence ATGGCCTCTGACAGTCCTCGTGTGCTCTCCGGAATCCAGCCCACCGCCGGCTCGTTCCACCTCGGCAACTACCTCGGCGCGGTCCGCCAGTGGGTGGCGCTGCAGGAGTCCCACGACGCCTTCTACATGGTGGTGGACCTGCACGCGATCACGGTCCCGCAGGACCCCGCCGCGCTGCGCTCCAACACGCGGCTCGCCGCCGCCCAGCTGCTCGCCGCGGGGCTCGACCCGGAGCGCTGCACGCTCTTCGTCCAGAGCCACGTGCCCGAGCACGCGCAGCTCGCCTGGCTGATGAACTGCCTCACGGGCTTCGGCGAGGCCTCCCGCATGACGCAGTTCAAGGACAAGTCCGCCAAGCAGGGCACGGGCAACGCGAGCGTCGGCCTCTTCACGTACCCGATCCTCCAGGTCGCGGACATCCTGCTCTACCAGGCCCACCAGGTCCCGGTCGGCGAGGACCAGCGCCAGCACATCGAGCTGACCCGCGACCTCGCGGAGCGCTTCAACGGGCGCTTCGGCGAGACGTTCACGATCCCGGCGCCGTACATCCTCAAGGAGACGGCGAAGATCTACGACCTGCAGGACCCGTCGATCAAGATGAGCAAGTCGGCGTCGACGCCGAAGGGCCTGATCAACCTGCTCGACGACCCGAAGACGACGGCGAAGAAGGTCAAGAGCGCCGTCACGGACACCGACACGGTGATCCGCTTCGACCCGGAGCACAAGGCCGGCGTCTCCAACCTGCTCACGATCATGTCCGTGCTCACCGACACGTCGGTCGCCGACCTGGAGAAGAGCTACGAGGGCAAGATGTACGGCGCCCTGAAGACCGACCTGGCCGAGGTCATGGTGGACTTCGTCACGCCGTTCCGGACCCGTACGCAGGAATACCTGGACGACCCGGAGACGCTGGACTCGGTCCTGGCCAAGGGCGCGGAGAAGGCCCGCGCGGTCGCGGCGGAGACGCTGGCGCAGGCCTACGACCGGATGGGCTTCCTGCCCGCGAAGCACTGA
- a CDS encoding pentapeptide repeat-containing protein → MAAARNFGRLTVTTPDLDEPGLYLSHVETLESPRGTLQDFTYGGADLRALDIADLRLVTGRIGGVRARRTSFEALNLHDVEIIGSDLGAVRWSESKLSRVLVRDCKFLGASLGDLALDDVLFERCRFDYATFDRVRVTGPVVFQECVLTEAVFTDCDLSGVAFSECTLRLTAFGAGRYRETDLRGNDLSAVRGVAYLAKVRIGPSQQSDLAQALVNELGITVGDD, encoded by the coding sequence ATGGCCGCCGCCCGCAACTTCGGCCGTCTCACCGTCACGACCCCCGACCTGGACGAGCCGGGTCTCTACCTGTCCCACGTCGAGACCTTGGAGAGCCCGCGCGGAACCCTTCAGGACTTCACGTACGGCGGCGCGGATCTGCGTGCGCTGGACATCGCCGACCTGCGGCTCGTCACCGGCCGCATCGGCGGCGTACGGGCGCGGCGGACTTCCTTCGAGGCGCTGAACCTGCACGACGTGGAGATCATCGGCAGCGATCTGGGCGCGGTCCGCTGGAGCGAGAGCAAGCTGTCGCGTGTCCTCGTGCGCGACTGCAAGTTCCTCGGAGCCTCGCTGGGCGACCTGGCCCTGGACGACGTGCTGTTCGAGCGGTGCAGATTCGACTACGCCACCTTCGACAGGGTCCGTGTCACCGGCCCCGTCGTCTTCCAGGAATGCGTCCTCACCGAGGCCGTCTTCACCGACTGCGACCTGTCCGGCGTCGCATTCTCCGAGTGCACGCTCCGGCTCACCGCATTCGGTGCCGGTCGATACCGGGAAACCGACCTGCGGGGCAACGATCTCTCAGCCGTACGCGGAGTGGCGTACCTCGCGAAGGTACGGATCGGGCCGAGTCAGCAGAGCGACCTCGCCCAGGCCCTCGTGAACGAGCTCGGCATCACCGTCGGGGACGACTGA
- a CDS encoding glycosyltransferase family 2 protein, whose product MGDRPLELRALLKSVTAQEGAPAATVVIGQGVKLPGVPGGAVAVELPKNLGIPGGRNAGVWWLREHGGVDIVVVLDDDGLLPRNDTLRLVREAFAENPRLGVVSFRIVDEEGRTQRRHIPRLGGADPAESGPVTTFLGGAHAIRMSVIEEVGEFPTAFFYAHEETDFAWRALDAGWEIHYRADLLLRHPRTEASRHAVYYRNTGRNRVWLAKRRLPAVLVPLYLASWAAYTVAQRPPLHGLRLWWAGFFEGVRVPCPPRRPMQWRTVWRMTRLGRPPVI is encoded by the coding sequence ATGGGAGACCGTCCCCTGGAACTTCGTGCGCTCTTGAAGTCCGTGACAGCGCAGGAGGGCGCTCCGGCGGCGACCGTGGTCATCGGGCAGGGAGTGAAGCTGCCCGGTGTCCCGGGCGGAGCGGTGGCCGTCGAGCTGCCGAAGAACCTGGGCATCCCGGGAGGTCGGAACGCCGGGGTGTGGTGGCTCCGCGAACACGGCGGCGTCGACATCGTGGTGGTCCTGGACGACGACGGCCTGTTGCCACGGAACGACACCCTGCGACTCGTACGGGAAGCCTTCGCCGAGAACCCGCGTCTGGGAGTGGTGAGCTTCCGGATCGTCGACGAGGAGGGGCGGACCCAGCGCCGGCATATCCCACGTCTGGGTGGTGCCGATCCAGCGGAGTCGGGGCCCGTCACGACGTTCCTGGGCGGCGCCCACGCGATCCGCATGAGCGTGATCGAGGAAGTGGGCGAGTTCCCGACAGCCTTCTTCTACGCCCACGAGGAAACGGACTTCGCGTGGCGCGCCCTCGACGCGGGGTGGGAGATCCACTACCGGGCGGACCTGCTGCTGCGCCACCCGCGAACCGAGGCATCGCGCCACGCGGTCTACTACCGGAACACGGGGCGGAACCGCGTGTGGCTGGCCAAACGCCGGCTTCCCGCTGTCCTGGTGCCGCTGTACCTCGCTTCGTGGGCGGCGTACACCGTGGCGCAGAGGCCCCCGTTGCACGGGCTCAGGCTGTGGTGGGCGGGTTTCTTCGAAGGCGTCCGCGTCCCGTGTCCGCCTCGCCGCCCCATGCAATGGCGGACGGTCTGGCGGATGACCCGGCTGGGTCGACCTCCGGTGATCTGA